A single genomic interval of Aureliella helgolandensis harbors:
- a CDS encoding WD40 repeat domain-containing protein, whose amino-acid sequence MLGELLANVTFKRTRIALSQATWRQAVATSLVLTGIGLNPCRGVAQDNPVRLITRNHLATDANVVRNVPSRPVSLTPLEEKQAVPVVTALAADPTGDFLAVAGDDHAIRIVMTSTGQTIRTLKAHTDWIHSLVFSMGNEMQPGFPPTLYSAGDDRVVMQWEQGQPPREVVRFPFAIRSLSLSTEKNLLAIGGFSDRIILWDLTQSKFKHVLMCDCGDQRCVRFCPDGEHLLCGGRDGEIVVWNTESGEEIAKYQGHRGRIYTASFSTDGDVITSVGTDRRLLQYDLVNKQLLHRTIELPAKLMSMCLINDSVVAIAGADNSIQLYDFQAEVVIADLREHLGTVAVMCPFRGSLASGSFDTTVRIWDLDNLDSQRVRAGQPVSYSPIEVDEKLRIR is encoded by the coding sequence ATGCTTGGCGAACTACTTGCAAACGTCACTTTTAAACGCACTCGGATTGCGTTATCGCAAGCGACTTGGCGACAGGCCGTGGCGACATCGCTGGTACTCACTGGGATTGGGCTGAATCCCTGTCGGGGGGTGGCCCAGGATAATCCGGTCCGGCTCATTACCCGCAATCATTTGGCGACTGATGCAAATGTAGTGCGAAATGTTCCCTCGCGTCCGGTCTCGCTGACGCCACTGGAGGAAAAGCAGGCCGTCCCCGTCGTGACCGCTCTGGCGGCCGACCCGACGGGCGATTTTCTGGCGGTGGCCGGTGATGATCACGCGATACGCATTGTGATGACTTCCACGGGACAAACGATTCGCACGTTGAAGGCGCATACCGACTGGATCCATTCCTTGGTTTTTTCCATGGGGAATGAAATGCAACCAGGGTTCCCTCCAACGCTCTATTCAGCTGGTGACGATCGAGTGGTGATGCAGTGGGAGCAGGGACAGCCCCCGAGAGAGGTGGTTCGATTCCCATTTGCGATTCGATCGCTTTCGCTCAGTACCGAGAAGAACCTGCTGGCCATTGGTGGATTTTCCGATCGAATCATCCTCTGGGACTTAACGCAAAGCAAGTTCAAGCACGTCTTGATGTGCGATTGTGGCGATCAACGCTGTGTTCGCTTTTGCCCAGATGGAGAGCACCTTCTGTGCGGAGGTCGCGATGGCGAAATTGTCGTTTGGAACACCGAATCCGGGGAGGAAATCGCCAAATACCAAGGGCACCGCGGTCGGATCTACACCGCCAGTTTTTCCACCGATGGTGATGTGATCACTAGTGTTGGTACCGACCGTCGTCTGCTGCAGTACGATCTTGTAAATAAACAGCTCCTCCATCGAACCATTGAACTTCCAGCCAAGTTGATGTCGATGTGCTTGATCAATGATAGCGTTGTCGCAATTGCTGGCGCCGACAATTCGATCCAGCTCTACGACTTCCAGGCAGAGGTCGTAATAGCCGATCTGCGGGAACACTTAGGAACGGTGGCTGTAATGTGTCCTTTTCGAGGCTCATTGGCCAGTGGATCATTTGACACGACGGTCAGAATCTGGGATCTAGACAATCTTGATTCTCAGAGAGTCAGAGCTGGTCAACCGGTTAGCTATTCGCCAATCGAGGTTGACGAGAAACTTAGAATTCGATAA
- a CDS encoding leucine-rich repeat domain-containing protein: MNNKSTTIQLLLPQATDRFTTAASASRFAKAVLHRSLLGSGLVVMAVLLTGCNGKKASDQTPSDSTAPSAETTPSATPPADAAVAEKLEGMGLKLERTKNAEVAAVNCLGIEVDDAMAETLAQLSSVKKLTLNQSKMTLQGWKQLGKLKTLEHLDLRDCSLDNDQLAAIAAEMPLLRSLRLNGKSGATSVDDDGLAVLKNMPQLKVLSADYLWVSEDGLAHLAKPEQLSELYLAKTLVDDTSLEFIAGLTGLKKARLAQSSISSEGLKLLEKLPLEDLDISECSQLDDASMSSVGKMTTLKRLNLWRVALTDEGIAHLANLNNLEWLNLDNTRLSDAGVAYLSGMTKLKFLHLGSTSVSDAGLDALHPLTNLKDLKVTRTAVTAAGVEAVEQAIPGVSVQLEYIEGE; encoded by the coding sequence ATGAATAATAAATCTACGACGATTCAGCTTCTACTGCCCCAGGCAACGGACAGGTTCACGACCGCTGCTTCCGCGTCGCGTTTTGCAAAAGCAGTCCTCCACCGGTCGTTGCTCGGTTCTGGTTTGGTCGTCATGGCTGTACTGCTGACCGGTTGCAACGGGAAAAAGGCATCTGACCAAACTCCTTCGGACTCGACGGCGCCGTCAGCTGAAACGACTCCCTCCGCCACTCCCCCAGCGGACGCAGCCGTGGCAGAAAAGCTGGAAGGCATGGGATTGAAGCTCGAACGCACCAAGAACGCAGAGGTGGCTGCCGTCAATTGCCTGGGAATCGAAGTAGACGATGCCATGGCAGAGACGCTGGCTCAACTCTCAAGTGTCAAGAAGTTGACCTTGAATCAGTCCAAGATGACCCTCCAGGGCTGGAAGCAACTAGGAAAATTGAAGACGTTGGAACACTTAGACCTGAGAGATTGTTCCCTCGACAACGACCAACTTGCTGCGATTGCTGCAGAAATGCCCCTTCTTCGGTCCCTACGTCTGAATGGCAAATCGGGGGCGACCAGCGTTGATGACGATGGCCTGGCGGTTCTTAAGAACATGCCGCAACTAAAAGTTCTCTCTGCGGACTACTTGTGGGTGAGTGAAGATGGCTTGGCCCATTTAGCCAAGCCCGAACAATTGAGCGAACTGTACCTCGCCAAAACGCTTGTCGACGATACTTCGCTTGAGTTCATTGCGGGATTGACCGGCCTGAAGAAAGCCCGTTTGGCACAGTCTTCCATCTCTTCTGAGGGGCTAAAGTTGCTAGAGAAACTTCCTCTGGAAGATCTCGATATCAGCGAATGCAGTCAGTTGGACGATGCTTCCATGAGTAGTGTTGGCAAGATGACCACTCTCAAGCGACTCAATCTGTGGCGCGTGGCTTTGACGGACGAAGGCATCGCACACCTGGCGAATCTGAACAACCTGGAATGGCTCAATCTTGACAACACCCGTCTGAGTGATGCGGGTGTGGCCTACCTGTCTGGAATGACGAAGCTCAAATTCCTGCACTTGGGATCTACGAGTGTCTCGGATGCCGGACTCGATGCTCTCCATCCTCTAACCAACTTGAAAGATCTCAAGGTCACACGAACTGCGGTGACCGCAGCTGGGGTCGAAGCCGTGGAGCAGGCCATCCCGGGTGTAAGCGTCCAATTGGAGTATATCGAGGGTGAATGA
- a CDS encoding Gfo/Idh/MocA family protein — translation MIGLGFGAEFIPIYHSHPSTNVIALCRRNESELNKSADSFGIERRYTEFDKVLADPDVDFVHINSPINDHAWMSLKALDAGKHVMCTVPMATTLDECRQIVEKVQATGLKYMMAETVVYSREFLFIKDMYEKGELGKIQHLAASHPQDMDGWPDYWQKMIPMHYATHVVSPCLGLVNGLAEYVSCFGSGSVREDIAEKSGNKFAVESCHIKIKDQDLTAHIWRFLYDVARQYRESFDVYGTKKSFEWTLIENEPHVLHTAKKPENEIAEKIEVPDFAHLLPPEIRKFTLPQEIHNAEHLSFVQGGGHGGSHPHLVNEFTNALLEDRDPFPNAVTSANWTCVGICAHQSALKGGEIVRLPEFTLG, via the coding sequence ATGATTGGACTGGGGTTTGGTGCCGAATTCATTCCAATTTATCACAGTCATCCCAGTACCAATGTCATAGCCCTCTGCCGCCGGAACGAGTCGGAACTTAACAAATCCGCAGACTCCTTTGGCATCGAACGTCGCTATACCGAGTTTGATAAGGTGCTGGCAGATCCTGATGTCGATTTCGTACACATTAACAGCCCCATCAATGATCATGCCTGGATGTCGTTGAAAGCCCTCGATGCGGGCAAGCATGTGATGTGCACCGTACCGATGGCTACGACGCTGGACGAGTGCCGACAAATCGTGGAAAAGGTGCAGGCGACTGGGCTGAAGTACATGATGGCAGAAACGGTGGTCTACAGCCGCGAGTTTCTGTTCATTAAAGACATGTATGAGAAGGGAGAATTGGGCAAGATCCAACATTTGGCCGCGTCGCACCCACAGGACATGGATGGCTGGCCCGATTACTGGCAAAAAATGATTCCCATGCACTATGCGACGCACGTCGTGAGCCCCTGCCTAGGCTTGGTCAACGGTTTGGCCGAATATGTCAGCTGTTTTGGGTCGGGCAGTGTCCGCGAAGATATTGCCGAGAAGTCCGGCAACAAGTTTGCTGTTGAGTCTTGCCATATCAAGATCAAGGACCAAGACTTAACGGCGCATATTTGGCGTTTCCTATATGATGTTGCCCGTCAATACCGAGAGAGTTTTGACGTTTACGGCACGAAGAAGAGTTTCGAATGGACGCTCATCGAAAACGAACCCCATGTCTTGCACACCGCCAAGAAGCCCGAGAACGAGATAGCTGAGAAAATCGAAGTTCCCGACTTTGCACACCTGCTCCCACCTGAGATTCGCAAGTTTACGTTGCCCCAAGAAATTCACAACGCGGAGCACCTGTCCTTCGTGCAAGGTGGCGGTCACGGGGGCTCGCACCCGCACTTGGTGAACGAATTCACCAATGCCTTGCTGGAGGATCGCGATCCCTTCCCCAATGCCGTAACCAGTGCCAATTGGACCTGCGTCGGTATCTGTGCGCATCAATCGGCACTTAAGGGCGGCGAGATCGTTCGCCTCCCTGAATTCACCCTGGGCTAG
- a CDS encoding DUF885 domain-containing protein, which translates to MHLARQATARRVSNHRGRAALHRVALQYGKVWILASTLCVLCSTQVNGQTADSAFDQLFENYHEQYLILFPLEATNFGDARYNDQLQIDISTEFVAKKQHFYQQTLDRLRALDRPQASPTQQLMAEVLEYELVTRLAGLQFGFERIPFNQFEGLPLFFAQLGSGSSSQPFKTVRDYDNWLQRMERFSVWSKVAIERFREGMQDDFVLPAILVERMITQLLDETIVNEDVTQSLFYQPIDNLPAEFSSADKNRLTNAYRKAIANLVLPAYRQMGEFLRDEYLPSARHTSGVSALERGQEIYQYWAGYWTTTHLTPDEIFALGEREVARITEEMQQIRQQMQFDGSLPEFFEYLRTDPQFKPFESADEVLAFFGGMQAKLEPQLPRFFSNTPRTPFEIRRTESFREKTASAEYMPGSADGTRPGIFYVPIPDAQEFNITGGMESLFLHEALPGHHYQISLQQENPKLPQFARFLWYGAYGEGWALYCESIGEELGMYTDPRQKLGALGDEMHRAIRLVVDVGLHWKGWTREQAIEYMMAHESIDEAGAVAEIERYMAFTAQALSYKIGQLKISQLRRETKARLGEQFSLAAFHDEVLRNGGLPLSILERRMGQWTPDAN; encoded by the coding sequence ATGCATCTAGCACGGCAAGCGACAGCCCGTAGGGTCTCCAACCATCGAGGAAGGGCCGCACTACACCGCGTAGCACTGCAGTATGGAAAAGTATGGATCCTGGCATCCACCTTGTGCGTCCTCTGCTCAACGCAGGTTAACGGACAAACCGCTGATAGCGCCTTCGACCAGCTATTTGAGAACTACCATGAGCAATACCTCATTCTCTTCCCATTGGAAGCGACCAACTTTGGCGACGCTCGCTACAACGATCAACTTCAAATCGATATATCAACGGAGTTTGTTGCAAAGAAGCAACATTTCTATCAGCAAACCTTAGACCGCTTACGAGCCCTGGACCGCCCCCAAGCCAGCCCTACCCAACAGTTAATGGCCGAGGTGCTCGAATACGAGTTAGTTACGCGTCTGGCCGGCCTCCAGTTTGGCTTTGAACGCATTCCCTTCAATCAATTCGAGGGCCTGCCGCTGTTTTTCGCACAACTGGGAAGCGGCAGCAGCAGCCAGCCCTTTAAGACCGTGCGAGATTATGATAATTGGCTGCAACGCATGGAACGTTTTAGCGTGTGGTCCAAAGTGGCCATTGAACGCTTTCGGGAAGGCATGCAGGATGACTTTGTGCTACCAGCCATCCTGGTCGAGCGCATGATAACACAGCTGTTGGACGAAACGATCGTCAACGAAGATGTGACTCAGAGTCTGTTCTATCAACCCATCGACAACCTGCCGGCCGAATTCTCAAGTGCCGATAAAAACCGCTTGACCAACGCCTACCGTAAGGCAATTGCAAACTTAGTCCTGCCGGCCTATCGCCAGATGGGCGAGTTCTTGAGGGACGAGTATTTACCCAGTGCACGCCACACGTCGGGTGTGTCCGCCCTTGAGCGAGGTCAAGAAATCTACCAATATTGGGCGGGGTATTGGACCACCACTCATTTGACGCCCGACGAAATATTTGCCCTGGGAGAGAGGGAGGTGGCACGCATTACCGAGGAGATGCAGCAGATCCGTCAGCAGATGCAATTCGATGGTTCCCTACCGGAGTTCTTCGAATATCTCCGCACAGATCCGCAGTTTAAACCGTTTGAATCTGCCGATGAGGTTTTGGCTTTCTTTGGCGGAATGCAGGCGAAACTAGAACCTCAGTTGCCAAGATTTTTCTCCAATACACCTCGCACACCTTTTGAAATTAGGCGGACGGAATCGTTTCGCGAAAAGACGGCTAGCGCCGAGTACATGCCAGGTTCGGCAGATGGCACACGCCCCGGAATTTTCTACGTCCCCATTCCAGATGCCCAGGAGTTTAACATCACTGGCGGGATGGAATCCCTCTTCCTCCACGAGGCACTGCCGGGACACCACTACCAAATTTCGTTGCAACAAGAGAACCCCAAGCTCCCCCAATTCGCTCGTTTTCTGTGGTATGGCGCGTATGGAGAAGGCTGGGCGCTCTACTGCGAGTCGATTGGCGAGGAACTGGGAATGTACACCGATCCGCGCCAGAAGCTGGGCGCGTTGGGAGACGAAATGCATCGTGCGATTCGCCTCGTAGTGGATGTTGGCTTGCACTGGAAAGGCTGGACTCGCGAGCAGGCCATCGAGTACATGATGGCCCATGAATCGATCGATGAGGCGGGAGCGGTAGCCGAAATTGAGCGTTATATGGCTTTCACCGCGCAGGCGCTGAGTTACAAAATCGGGCAACTCAAGATCAGCCAGTTGCGGCGCGAGACGAAGGCGCGTTTAGGCGAGCAGTTTTCACTAGCTGCTTTTCACGACGAAGTCCTGCGCAACGGCGGCTTGCCGTTGAGCATTCTGGAGCGACGTATGGGGCAGTGGACACCGGACGCTAATTAG
- a CDS encoding SDR family NAD(P)-dependent oxidoreductase yields METTSSRNQRLFDTERPVAVVTGSGAPRVGRSIAERLLEEQFRVVFHAHHSLPAARGAVLAAQRRGQNASLVTGAVEDQTTVEGWVKQVYAEYGRCDLLVNSAAIWDPQPLETTTSQDFERYFRVNALGTALTCQHFGLAMCAQPSGGSIINIGDWAVSRPYRDFAAYFPSKAAVTSITDSMAIELATRNPRVRVNAVLPGPVQLAEDISPEHRELVRRECLLQREGTAADVAHAVLFLATSPFVTGVKLPVDGGRSIYAGPSADPHAHPSASLGNYRTEGLETSS; encoded by the coding sequence ATGGAAACGACCAGCTCACGAAACCAACGCCTATTCGACACCGAAAGACCTGTGGCGGTGGTAACTGGCAGCGGAGCACCACGGGTCGGTAGGAGCATTGCCGAGCGTTTATTGGAGGAGCAGTTTCGCGTGGTTTTCCATGCACACCATTCGCTCCCAGCGGCGCGAGGTGCAGTGCTGGCGGCGCAGCGACGGGGGCAGAACGCGTCGTTGGTTACTGGCGCCGTCGAAGATCAGACAACGGTCGAGGGCTGGGTCAAGCAAGTCTATGCGGAGTACGGTCGATGCGACTTGCTGGTCAACTCCGCCGCAATTTGGGATCCACAGCCTCTGGAGACGACGACGAGTCAAGATTTTGAACGCTACTTTCGCGTCAATGCGCTAGGAACTGCACTCACATGCCAGCATTTTGGTCTGGCGATGTGCGCACAGCCAAGTGGAGGTTCCATTATCAACATCGGGGACTGGGCAGTGAGTCGTCCCTATCGAGATTTTGCAGCCTACTTTCCCAGCAAGGCCGCAGTTACATCGATCACCGATTCGATGGCCATAGAATTGGCCACGCGCAATCCACGCGTGCGCGTGAATGCGGTACTGCCTGGCCCGGTGCAATTGGCTGAGGACATTTCCCCGGAGCATCGCGAATTGGTTCGGCGTGAATGCCTGTTGCAGCGTGAGGGGACCGCTGCCGATGTGGCCCATGCCGTTCTGTTTTTAGCCACCAGTCCGTTTGTCACCGGTGTCAAGTTGCCGGTGGACGGTGGGCGTAGTATCTATGCGGGGCCCTCTGCAGACCCCCATGCTCATCCCAGCGCATCGCTCGGCAACTACCGAACCGAAGGTCTAGAAACTTCGTCTTAG
- a CDS encoding PP2C family protein-serine/threonine phosphatase codes for MARKLPAHLKIHVEDRQTGSTKQPEFDLENLMHSFADATGWAVRPLAGTPHHPVNDLDRDPPVRPLRMRVHLVSTAPMDGMLDAENFDDLSVTSEESAWNLLEQIDAMVQGIDRAEKTIAAQEAQLSKSLGVSIRKDEAELLASRLQESLHRAALKTGSDAAALYLLDDTTSQLKMRSSWGMASGSLSKPPRELRGSLADLEALMGNAVLLENIALAPEWNCPEAYAAAICVPVGSPTMPHGTIWLWSDHVRDFNAGDIDVVKAAADKILVDIERSVLADEVLRNRGLDRQLDAAGLIQSARLPVAQQLHDDYQLAGWTFQGQSLGGNFHTWTLNRYEQICAALGSAVAKGPAGALVATSVQTVVETCWNSKHKPAQVLRRVNDILWDTAAGDWRSSLCYLQIEPETGTMQLALSGSIQAFSISSYGFRRLDGTPTHLAAQPDTTFKNQELMLEAGELLLLVSEDVVSGLVRGGFTQEDLLSTVRGMADDPVEDIADHLARMLPLLDAERNHEIDRTLLVLRRSF; via the coding sequence GTGGCTAGGAAGCTCCCTGCACATTTGAAGATACATGTCGAAGACCGACAAACCGGTTCGACCAAACAGCCGGAATTTGATCTTGAAAACCTCATGCATTCTTTTGCGGATGCAACTGGTTGGGCTGTTCGCCCCTTGGCCGGAACGCCTCATCATCCGGTAAATGACTTGGATCGCGATCCACCGGTGCGGCCGCTGCGAATGCGAGTCCACTTGGTCAGCACGGCTCCGATGGACGGCATGTTAGATGCAGAGAACTTCGATGACCTTTCCGTCACGAGCGAAGAATCGGCTTGGAACCTGCTTGAGCAGATTGATGCAATGGTCCAGGGGATCGACCGAGCCGAAAAGACGATTGCGGCCCAGGAGGCACAACTCTCCAAGTCGTTGGGAGTCAGCATTCGCAAGGATGAAGCCGAGTTGCTGGCTAGTCGATTGCAGGAGTCGCTCCACCGGGCCGCATTGAAGACGGGCAGTGATGCTGCCGCACTATATCTCTTGGACGACACCACCAGTCAACTGAAGATGCGAAGCAGTTGGGGGATGGCCAGCGGCTCCCTCTCCAAGCCTCCGCGAGAACTGCGTGGCTCCCTGGCTGACTTGGAAGCCCTGATGGGCAATGCAGTGCTCTTGGAGAACATCGCGTTGGCTCCGGAGTGGAATTGCCCAGAAGCCTATGCTGCGGCCATCTGTGTTCCCGTGGGATCGCCTACTATGCCTCACGGTACGATCTGGTTGTGGAGTGACCATGTTCGCGATTTCAATGCTGGCGATATCGATGTGGTGAAGGCTGCCGCTGACAAAATATTGGTCGATATCGAACGCAGTGTTTTGGCCGACGAAGTCCTCAGAAACCGTGGACTCGATCGACAATTGGATGCCGCCGGACTGATCCAATCCGCCCGATTGCCAGTTGCCCAACAGCTCCACGACGATTACCAGCTCGCCGGTTGGACGTTCCAGGGACAATCCTTAGGGGGCAATTTCCACACCTGGACGCTGAACCGCTATGAGCAGATTTGCGCCGCACTAGGTTCGGCCGTGGCCAAGGGGCCCGCGGGTGCCTTGGTCGCCACAAGCGTTCAAACCGTGGTAGAAACCTGCTGGAACTCCAAGCACAAACCGGCTCAAGTCCTGCGTCGCGTTAACGACATTTTGTGGGACACCGCCGCCGGTGACTGGCGGAGCTCGCTGTGCTATCTTCAGATCGAGCCGGAAACCGGGACCATGCAGCTGGCGCTTAGTGGTTCGATCCAAGCGTTTTCAATCTCGAGCTACGGGTTTCGCCGACTCGACGGTACTCCAACGCATCTGGCTGCACAGCCAGACACCACGTTCAAGAACCAAGAGCTGATGTTGGAAGCTGGAGAGTTGCTGTTGTTGGTTTCCGAAGATGTCGTCAGTGGACTTGTCCGGGGCGGGTTCACTCAAGAGGACTTGCTCAGTACCGTACGCGGCATGGCGGATGATCCGGTCGAAGATATCGCAGATCATCTAGCTCGAATGCTGCCGTTGCTGGATGCCGAACGCAACCACGAAATCGACCGCACCCTGCTCGTCCTAAGACGAAGTTTCTAG
- a CDS encoding AAA family ATPase, whose amino-acid sequence MTNVNELSKRIIGNVEKAIVGKRKQLVLSLVAWLSGGHLLLEDVPGVAKTMLARALAISVGASFKRIQCTPDLLPTDITGASVFNPKEVQFEFRPGPVFTQILLADEINRATPRSQAALLEAMAESRVSVDGVTHVLPPPFLVIATQNPVDHEGTFPLPEAQLDRFLMKFSLGYPTQEEELRMLALLQHSHPIDGLQAVAQADELVAAQAQVREIYVDPKVQQYLLQIVHDSRHHEALALGASPRASIALYRSGQAMAAILGRSYVTPDDIKKLVGAVVGHRLLLKPESRLRRITAEQVLEEIVSEIAVPTITARA is encoded by the coding sequence ATGACGAACGTCAACGAATTGTCCAAACGCATCATTGGCAACGTCGAAAAAGCCATTGTGGGAAAGCGAAAGCAATTGGTCCTTTCGCTGGTAGCCTGGCTCTCTGGCGGGCACCTACTGCTGGAAGATGTTCCCGGAGTTGCCAAGACGATGCTGGCCCGGGCCCTCGCCATCAGCGTCGGAGCTAGCTTCAAACGCATCCAGTGTACCCCCGATCTACTCCCCACCGACATTACCGGTGCATCGGTGTTCAATCCTAAAGAGGTCCAATTCGAATTTCGACCAGGCCCGGTATTCACACAAATTCTATTGGCGGACGAGATCAACCGGGCAACTCCCCGAAGCCAGGCCGCTCTGCTGGAAGCCATGGCGGAGAGTCGGGTAAGCGTCGATGGTGTTACTCATGTATTGCCGCCCCCTTTCTTGGTCATTGCCACTCAAAACCCTGTAGACCACGAAGGAACATTTCCCCTACCTGAGGCGCAATTGGATCGCTTCCTTATGAAGTTTTCCTTAGGGTACCCCACGCAGGAGGAAGAGTTGCGGATGTTAGCATTGTTGCAACATTCGCACCCGATCGATGGATTGCAAGCCGTCGCTCAGGCTGATGAATTGGTCGCGGCACAAGCTCAGGTCCGAGAGATTTATGTGGATCCTAAAGTGCAACAGTACCTGCTTCAAATCGTGCACGATTCCCGACATCACGAGGCACTGGCATTAGGGGCGAGCCCCAGAGCGTCGATTGCGCTCTACCGCAGTGGTCAGGCAATGGCCGCGATACTGGGGCGTAGCTATGTAACCCCCGACGACATCAAGAAACTCGTGGGAGCCGTCGTTGGTCATCGCCTGTTGCTCAAACCTGAAAGCCGTTTGCGAAGAATTACCGCGGAGCAGGTTTTGGAAGAGATTGTCTCAGAAATCGCCGTCCCAACGATCACAGCTCGTGCCTAA
- a CDS encoding diacylglycerol kinase encodes MEHWIAKFRNAAKGLPAGMLGQSSFAVHLAVSLAVVALAILLECQIWQWCVLLLCMALVLSLELMNSAVESLAKGLCKEHNEHVGRSLDIASGAVLIASIFAAIVGLLVFAQQYSVRFW; translated from the coding sequence GTGGAACACTGGATTGCCAAGTTTCGAAACGCCGCCAAGGGGCTCCCGGCTGGAATGCTGGGGCAAAGCAGCTTTGCGGTGCACCTAGCCGTCTCCCTAGCGGTGGTGGCCTTAGCAATCTTGTTGGAATGCCAGATTTGGCAATGGTGCGTCTTGCTACTCTGCATGGCACTAGTGCTCTCTCTGGAGCTGATGAATTCCGCAGTGGAATCGCTGGCCAAAGGGCTGTGCAAGGAGCACAATGAACACGTTGGCCGCAGCCTAGACATCGCCAGCGGCGCAGTTCTCATCGCCAGTATCTTTGCGGCGATCGTCGGCTTGCTAGTCTTTGCGCAACAATATTCAGTGCGGTTTTGGTAG
- the asnS gene encoding asparagine--tRNA ligase, which produces MSVVEARSGEAVGQEIEIRGWVRTRRDSKGGFSFIEVNDGSCLSNLQIVADAALENYQTEITSLSVGSSIVAQGVLQASQGQGQATELAATSVRLLGDAPSDFPLQKKRHSFEKLREWAHLRPRTNAFGAVARVRNCLAYSIHQFFQEERFYYVNTPIITASDCEGAGQMFRVTTLPLDQVPLKDGKVDFAKDFFGKASYLTVSGQLEGEIYATSLGRCYTFGPTFRAENSHTSRHLSEFWMIEPEAAFFDLSDNMALAERFIKRLLTDVLSKCAEDMKFFDERIQPGVLAALTTVKEKPFQHMSYTEAVDILKNSGEKFEYAIDWGADLQAEHERYLTEKHVQGPLILHDYPKSIKPFYMRCNEDDRTVAAMDVLVPQVGEIIGGSQREERLDILLERMQQLGLSQEEYWWYVDLRKYGSVPHSGFGLGFERLVQWVTGMTNIRDCIPFPRTPGSAEF; this is translated from the coding sequence ATGTCGGTGGTTGAAGCTCGCTCGGGCGAAGCCGTTGGACAAGAGATTGAAATTCGCGGGTGGGTACGCACCCGCCGCGATAGTAAGGGAGGATTTAGCTTCATCGAAGTCAACGATGGCAGCTGCCTCTCCAACCTGCAGATTGTGGCGGACGCTGCACTCGAAAACTACCAAACCGAAATCACCTCTTTGTCCGTCGGTAGTTCCATCGTCGCGCAAGGGGTGCTTCAAGCCAGCCAAGGGCAGGGACAGGCAACCGAACTCGCAGCCACAAGCGTGCGGTTGCTGGGGGACGCCCCAAGTGACTTTCCGCTTCAAAAAAAGCGGCATTCCTTCGAAAAACTGCGTGAATGGGCCCACCTCCGTCCACGCACTAATGCTTTTGGGGCAGTGGCTAGAGTTCGCAATTGCCTAGCCTACAGCATCCACCAGTTCTTTCAGGAAGAGCGTTTCTACTACGTAAATACGCCGATTATCACCGCCAGCGACTGCGAGGGCGCGGGCCAAATGTTTCGCGTCACCACGCTGCCACTCGATCAGGTGCCGCTGAAGGATGGCAAAGTCGACTTCGCCAAAGATTTCTTCGGCAAGGCGTCGTACCTGACCGTATCCGGTCAGCTAGAAGGCGAAATCTACGCCACGTCCCTCGGGCGTTGCTATACGTTTGGGCCTACGTTCCGTGCTGAGAACAGTCATACCAGCCGACACTTGTCGGAATTTTGGATGATCGAACCCGAAGCCGCATTTTTCGATCTGTCGGACAATATGGCGTTGGCGGAGCGTTTCATCAAACGCCTGCTGACGGATGTACTGTCGAAATGTGCAGAGGACATGAAGTTTTTCGACGAACGCATTCAACCCGGCGTTTTGGCTGCCCTCACCACGGTGAAGGAAAAACCATTCCAGCACATGAGCTATACCGAAGCGGTCGACATCCTCAAAAACTCGGGTGAAAAATTCGAGTATGCTATCGACTGGGGAGCCGATTTGCAGGCCGAGCACGAACGCTACCTAACGGAAAAGCATGTGCAGGGTCCGTTAATCTTGCATGACTATCCCAAGTCAATCAAGCCTTTCTACATGCGTTGCAATGAGGACGATCGCACCGTGGCAGCCATGGATGTCTTGGTGCCCCAAGTGGGTGAAATCATCGGTGGGAGCCAACGAGAAGAACGCTTAGATATCTTGTTGGAACGCATGCAACAGCTTGGTTTGTCGCAAGAGGAGTACTGGTGGTACGTAGATCTACGGAAATACGGCTCCGTACCCCACAGCGGATTTGGCCTCGGCTTTGAGAGGCTGGTGCAGTGGGTGACCGGCATGACCAATATTCGAGATTGCATTCCCTTCCCGCGCACCCCTGGTTCTGCCGAATTTTAA